In the Stakelama saccharophila genome, TGGAACGCGTCGTGTCGTCCTGCCGTTGGCAGCCATCATGCGCCCGACGCTTCATCCCGCGCTCGTCAACGGCCGCTTCGGCGACCCGGCGGTGTTCGTGCGCAGGCTGCATACGCGTGAAGCGCTGTTGTTCGACATCGGCGACATAACGGCGTTGAGCGCACGCGACGTTCTGCGCGTGGATCACGTTTGCGTTTCGCACATGCATGTCGACCATTTTGTCGGGTTCGACACGCTGCTTCGGGTGAATATCGGGCGGACACGCACGATCCGGGTTGTCGGTCCGCCCGGCATCGCGGCCGCCGTCGGCCACAAGCTCGCCGCCTACACCTGGGATCTGGCGGAGCGCTATGACGCGGAACTCCAGTTCGAGGTGACGGAAATGGCGCCCCCCGGCCGGATCGGGCGAACGCGTTTCCGGCTGAGCCGCCGGTTCGCGGCGGAACCGCGGGACGTGCTGGATATGGCCGGCGACCGGGTCCTGGACGCCGGCGATTTCACACTTCACGCGGCTTTTGTCGAACATCATGGGCAAAGCCTCGCCTTCGCGGTTTCGGAACCGCTCCACGTCAATGTCTGGCGCAACCGCGTGGAGGCGAGAGGGTTCGATACCGGGCAGTGGCTGAAGCCGCTCAAGGCGGCGGTGCGCGACGGCGCATCCGACGATCGGCCGATCCCGCTCCCGGATGGCGGCAAGGCAACCCTGGGCGAACTGCGCGACCTCGTCAGCGTGGAAGCGGGCCAGAAACTGGGCTATGTCGCGGACATGCGCGACACGCCCGCCAACCGCGCGGCGGTCGCGGAACTCTGCGCCGATGCCGACCTGCTGCTCATCGAGGCCGCCTTTGCCGCAAACGATGCCGCGCAGGCGCAGCGGCGCGCGCATCTGACGACGCGGGCGGCCGGCGAGATCGCCCGCCTTGCCGGTGCGCGCCGCGTCGAGCCGTTCCATTTTTCGCCGCGCTATGGCGAGCGGGAAGCGGACATGCTCGCCGAAGTCGACCGCGCCTTCCGGGGACCGTGAATACCGACGCAGCGCGCCGGGGTCCGGCCCCGGAAGCCGCATGCCGCTCAGCTTCGCGGAGACCGGCTGCCCGCCGAAACATCGGCCAGGGCCACGCCTGCGCTGTCGTCGTCGCGCCGGCTGATATCGCCGAGCGAGACGATCCCCACCAGCCGCTTGTCGCGGTTGAGCACCGGCAGGCGGCGGATCTGGTGTTCGCCCATCAGATTCGCGGCGCGCTCCACTTCTTCGTCGTCGAAGCAATAGAGTATGCCGTCCGACACGATGTCGCCGACCGTGGCGTCGGTGCGCCCTGCCGCCACGCCGCGCACGGCGATATCGCGATCGCTGACCATGCCGACCAGCCGATCGTCCGCTCCCACCGGAAGGGCGCCGACATCGCTGTTTCGCATGCGCTTCGCGGCTTCCTCGATCGGGGTGTCCGGCGACACCAGCTCGACGTCGCGCGTCATCAATTGCTGGACCTGCATAAGAACTCTCCTGTCATCAGTGGTGGAAGGCGCGGCGTCTCGCAGGCGTCGCTGCCTGTACCGAATTCAACGCGTGCCCCGTAACGCTGTTGCGTGAATCCGCGAGGGATCGACGGACGGTGGGAGAAGCGGGACGACGCGGCGACACGATCCGGGGTTGTTTCGCGGCCACAATCAACCCGCGGGCGAGCGGAGCGTTGGAGGTGCAGACCTCGCAACCGAAAGGAACGGCCCGATGTCATCGCAAGCACCGTCAACCGGCAATGCGGCTCCCGAAACGTCGTCGCCAAAGACCGTCACCGCCGTTCGCATTCACCGCTTTGGCGGTCCGGAGGCGCTTCAGGTCGAGCAGATCGCAATGCCGGGCCCGAAGGA is a window encoding:
- a CDS encoding MBL fold metallo-hydrolase: MRPTLHPALVNGRFGDPAVFVRRLHTREALLFDIGDITALSARDVLRVDHVCVSHMHVDHFVGFDTLLRVNIGRTRTIRVVGPPGIAAAVGHKLAAYTWDLAERYDAELQFEVTEMAPPGRIGRTRFRLSRRFAAEPRDVLDMAGDRVLDAGDFTLHAAFVEHHGQSLAFAVSEPLHVNVWRNRVEARGFDTGQWLKPLKAAVRDGASDDRPIPLPDGGKATLGELRDLVSVEAGQKLGYVADMRDTPANRAAVAELCADADLLLIEAAFAANDAAQAQRRAHLTTRAAGEIARLAGARRVEPFHFSPRYGEREADMLAEVDRAFRGP
- a CDS encoding CBS domain-containing protein; the protein is MQVQQLMTRDVELVSPDTPIEEAAKRMRNSDVGALPVGADDRLVGMVSDRDIAVRGVAAGRTDATVGDIVSDGILYCFDDEEVERAANLMGEHQIRRLPVLNRDKRLVGIVSLGDISRRDDDSAGVALADVSAGSRSPRS